The genomic region gtgtatgaatataatttCTCCTGTTTTTATCTCTGCATATCTAGacattcttaattaattttatagctAACTACATTTTACATCTTTCATGTTTGGGATGATTTTAAAATGGGACATGAggtttcaattttctcataCGGCTCCATTAGgttttgaaaatatttgaattttcgTTGAATTGATAACCTAGTTATCATGAAAGCCGTTACTAGGTTGATATATAAGTCACATTTGCATCACATTGACTAAAAATTTCATCAATCTAATGAATAATTAGGCATTCAAATATACAAAAGGTGTAAATTGATATGGTTTTTAAAACCATAAGAGGCAATGTCAGAAAATTAAAACTTCATGACCTAAAAATCACCTCAACTCTTGAGGATATAAAAGGTGGTTAGCCCTTAATTTTATctgaattaaagaaaaatcaaatgacaTCAACGAACGAGCTTATTTGAAAGATAAAACAAGTGCCGGAGTCATATCTTAAAAGTTGAAACGCTTGTGTTGACCCATGAAATTTGGCAAGCACAAAACGATGAAATTAAGCCCAAacagcaagagagagagagagagaggatggtGAAGCCATGGTTTACCTGGCCTAATACGGCAGTGTTGGAGAGAAACCAAAGTTAATTAGTGACTCTAATTAAGCAAAAGGCACACTAAGTAAGCATATCCAATTAAACCAAAAGGCCCACTAAATAAGCATACTTCCATGTCACATCTTGCAACCCTAATCCTGCACCAATTTTGAATTGGTGTAGGTAAAAGTTACAAAGAAAAGCAAATATCTGAAGCGAATCCAAATATCTCTTTCAAAACTTTACCTGCTGCAAATCACAGTCAGGTACCATGTCCTTATTTTGATTCCACTAGCTGCTAAGCACACCACAAGAAAGACTGCCTTTGGAAATAGAGACATTTTTTTGTATAACTGAGATATCTATTGTAATGTTTATGCTAAAAATAACAAGTAGCATTGAAAAGCAACTCGCGCACCCCATCAAGATTAAAAAGTAATTATATGACGCTGTATATGGTTCTCATTTTTAATAATAGCAATACTAGTTACGTGATCATATATGTGGGTGTTATGTTGGAAATTCTAGCTTCGAAGTAGAATTGAATAGCAGAAGTTGAACTGCATAAAAGTGTAGAATAAATATAGACATATATGTGGTGTGTGGAAGCGGAAGGAAGAGGCTGTGACAAGTGACAAGGTGGTGCAGGGTGCAGCTAGCGGTTGGATGTGTGGACGTGAGGCCCTCCGTCCTAAAAGATTCGAATttcagagagagggagagagagagagatagtgaTGCTTAATCAAATTGGTATAACTGAAAGAGATCAAGTAAGTAAGATGCATGGATGCGTATGGTCCAAGAGGGAGGAGTAGTACTACCAGTGATATATATGGTACATACGGGGTCTGAAGACTGGCGGGTGTGTGGGGGCAAACAAAGGAACCTTTCCTGCAGGCTTTCGTTGCCAGAAACCAGAAAGGAATCTATGCGTCGATCGAAGAATGCAGTGAGTACTGTGGAGTGTGGACTGTgtaaaaagaaagagatgaaTTATTATGCAGCTAGGAGATGAAAGGTGAATTATTATTAGAGGAAAGAGGACTTTAAAGATATATCGTCCTTTGTGTCTTGGTGGTGAGTTGGTCAAAGACAAAAGGACTGACTGATACTAGTAAAGTACTGCAGGCAATTTGATAAGGACCCTCTTAACTCACTCGAAAATTCTATTATGTTTTAATGTACAACATGCACACCGTTTGAATAAGGCATCAAATAGACGTACAGATAAAGATCCAACAATCAAATAGTCAAACGCTTCAGTGATTTGAATAAGGTATTGGATCAAGATGTGTAATTAAAGATCCAACGGTCATGAATTCAACCCACACAGATGACAGTGTATAATACATATACACAGCTCAGTTGTCTATTTATTTACCATCTCTCTATATGTTTTCCTTTGTGATCTAGACGTTTCTCTGCACAAATGGAATCTCTGTCAATCTgtccctctctctttccctaTCCCCcgtttgtttcttcaattttgcATCTTTTCCCAACCCTCAATTACTAATACACATCACTTAAACTAATTGGACAAATATATTCAATCTATTCTACTTAATATTGTTAACCCTTTTAGCTACTTTCAATGTTGTTAACCCTTTTCATGGACCAAGCCATGCAATTGTTAATTTTAcgcttttattattttaatttacacTAGGAAAATGAGATGTTTGAATCTAGAACGCAGTGATTTAAAGATGAATATTCCTAACTATTAGAGCAATTATTTTAAGAGAAAATTTGATTGAATTTCAACTTCATTAGCCACAATCAGTGCCTGTTCGAACCTTAGAGACTCCCTCCAATATCCATCATTCTTCCAGTCCCATATATCCTTCCATTTCAAGTATATGTTGGACCCCAATTTCCAATATTAGTTTACGAAAACAATATTGGGTTATGTTACAGTGTGTGACTCTCCAAACTACAACTAGCCATGTACAAGAATGACGAAAAAACCAAAGATGGTCCATTGGGCTTGCCCACGTTTGATGAGTCCATTTGCCGGTCTTCCTACTTAATTTTTACGAGTCCAACGAAGGTCCAGTAGGCTTTTCCACCTCGTAGTTTTTTAATTCAtgttttctatttaattttaaatattaagaaagttatttagtactacagtctagtgatattctttttcacttgtaaatgaaaggctttaggttcgattttttctAAAGACAAATTTGGACCACATTATTGTCagcctattatgaggctaagaCCGCcccctcttagtgtaaataatatcgtttgttaaaaaaataataataataatttagaaaccTAATTTACAAGTTTCATATGCCTCACACTCTTTGGGTAGCTGACTATACTAGCAGGAGAAGATCTAAAATGAGCATTATTAAATTTTAGAGAAGTTGATTGAGGAATGTTGCAATGTTGTCAGCTCTTcgtattttgttttctttttcatagaCTTATTTCTCTGTTTTAAGCAtctaaatttctaattattgtacaataaaataaaggaaaaagatGTTGAAGAATGCAGTTCCCACGTCAAAAACTTAACAGAAAAGAttgtattttatattaaatggtTTCGCTGCTAATCAAACCAAaactttttgtgataaaacctaaACACATGCCAGATTATACATGCGATTaagttaaaataatattagtgCAGTTAGTAGTGAATCGCTAACACACCTCTTGAATCTTGACTAAAGAGCCATTGTGGTTTTGGTAAAAAGAcagatttgttttttatttcttctttgtaATTGGTAAACGATGGAGTGTTAGGTGTCAAAGAAAAGTGACCGTGTTTCTTGACTGGTAGGTGAAAGTCTGTTGAGGATGGATGTTAGGTTAAACTCGTGGATGACCTTTGACTTTGATCGACCTGGTGTAACACCAGCTTTATTTATTACCCGGATTTTCATGGGGACGGAAGATGGATACTGTAATTAATTAGGTGTAATGTTgagatgaatgcatgtggaagaaCGTTACCGAAAGAAAAAGGGCTTGATAATTAGTACATAAGCAAAGCAATGAGGTACCAACCAGTTCCCGGTGAACCTCCGCCTCCCCCAGAGTACGGGCAgccgccaccgccaccgccacctccacctccaccagaGTTCGCGCCACCGCCACCTCCACCAGAGTATGAGCCACCGCCGCCACCTCCACCGGAGTACGGGCGACCACCACCTCCCCCAGTGTATGCGCCACTGCCGCCACCACCAGACTACCCTCCCcctcgtcctcctcctcctgaCCCTCCACCACCTGGCTATCAGGGTTACTTTTATCCTCCGCCGCCGCCAACCACGACCCCACCACCGCGGCCTTCAGTACAAGACAATGATGGCCCTGACTGCGGTTCAGTCCTTAAAGGCTGGTATGTACACGCTCTCCCTCTCCCTGCTTCTTTCACTTGCTAGCTTTCAGTTCGTTCCATTAATAGTTTGATCATATCATGTTTGTCATGAACTGAGTGATTGTGTGTTTTACTCTTTTGCTCCTTTGCATTTCTTAACTTTTTAAGGACAAAATTAATCTAATTTCTTGATGATAATCAGCTCCAAACTTATAATTTATGGTAAAAACTGAAATTCTTTTCCAATTGGCACTAGGATTAATTACAACAATATAACAAGTTTTCATTTCCTCATTGCTTATGAGTCATGACAAtcagattttattaatttttatttctattttcatCCAGTTCCTTAACTTAATCTAAACTATGAAGAGGGGGATTAGAACTTTGGTGGATATCCTGTGTGACTACGTTAACTTAACCTAAATTATGAAGAGGGGAATTAGAACTTTGGTGGATATCCGGTGTGACTACGTTCGCGTCTGCAATTAAGCTTCTACTTTTAAATGCCTAAATTCTAGATTGTAGGACAGCAAAATCTACGTTTTGGCATCCTTAATTTGTTCTTGTTCCACTGCTTCACCTCCACTGACCCCTTCTGTCTTGTATACATTGTTTTCAGTTTGGCTGCAATTTGTTGCTGCTGGATATTGGACGCTTGCTGCCCTTAGGCCATTACATACTACATACATCTGCTCGACAAGCAAGCACATTAACAATAACAAGTGCATGGAGATAATTAAACAGGGAACGCTTTTAGGATATGAAACCCTTGTGCTCACTTTATTTATGCTCAATAAAACTACCCAAATTAGGGATCTTATCTTAGATAACCTCAGTCCGGTTCATacttaatatattatttatcatcataataataataatttatattgTTGATTTCAAATACTTATTTGAGGAATGCGGAAACTCCTGTATAATTAATCGCTGTGTTAAAGAAAACTTAGCTAATTGATGGCCCCTTGTCGCTGCTGCTTGTTGGAGAACCGCTAGCTGCTAGTCGGCAGAGGATATATGCATCACCTCTTGTCTATATGTAAGTC from Pyrus communis chromosome 4, drPyrComm1.1, whole genome shotgun sequence harbors:
- the LOC137731455 gene encoding protein CYSTEINE-RICH TRANSMEMBRANE MODULE 10-like; translated protein: MRYQPVPGEPPPPPEYGQPPPPPPPPPPPEFAPPPPPPEYEPPPPPPPEYGRPPPPPVYAPLPPPPDYPPPRPPPPDPPPPGYQGYFYPPPPPTTTPPPRPSVQDNDGPDCGSVLKGCLAAICCCWILDACCP